A genomic region of Antennarius striatus isolate MH-2024 chromosome 16, ASM4005453v1, whole genome shotgun sequence contains the following coding sequences:
- the elfn1a gene encoding protein ELFN1, with translation MTLREAPMACSSGVVMSALFWSVAIVYLTHVGKVSGDCWLIEGEKGFVWLAICSQNQPPYEAIPQHINSTIVDLRLNENKIKSIHYSALSRFANLTYLNLTKNEISYIEDGAFSAQFNLQVLQMGFNKLRNLTEGILRGLGKLQYLYLQANLIETVTPNAFWECPNIENIDLSMNRIQQLDGSTFTSLTKLTTCELYTNPFNCSCELFGFIKWFSVFPNRTNERMVCDSPPGVSGYSLLSQNPNNPAYRNALHMLTTVCNDDYTMTPFFSLPAESPTPPPDFTLCGMEDCPSGTEPEDIISTTYNDVEVNPVMKLKQVSNTGAIITVHITHPFKKMYILVLYNNSFFTDIQTLNNIKEDIELNNLKHHTNYTYCVASIRNSLRRNHTCLTITTGPWNGKDKSVNNPTATHYIMTVLGCLFSMVIFLGVVYYCLRRKRQQDEKHKKAGSLKKNIMELKYGQELEGGTISRMSQKQLLAGESIGRLPYLPSAAEMEQYKFQEISDTPKMMKGNYMEVRSMDHHERRECDMGMPGNSQGSVAEISTIAKEVDKVNQIINNCIDALKSESTSFQGVKSGAVSTAEPQLVLISEHPQSKSGLLSPGYKDSYHHSLQRHRSSDVSPKRPSTATGGPMRSPRPYRSESKYIEKTSPTGETILTVTPAAAILRAEAEKIRQYSDHRHSYPDAQIEELEGPDGHKSSMLEPLTHSRSRDLAYSQLPSHYHNLSYSSSPEYYCKPSHSIWERFKLHRKRHKDEEYMAAGHALRKKVQFAKDEDLHDILDYWKGVSAQNKS, from the coding sequence ATGACTCTCAGAGAAGCACCAATGGCCTGCAGCTCGGGCGTGGTGATGAGTGCCTTGTTTTGGTCAGTAGCCATTGTATATTTGACCCACGTAGGCAAGGTCAGTGGAGATTGCTGGTTAATCGAGGGTGAAAAGGGCTTTGTTTGGCTCGCGATTTGTAGCCAAAATCAACCACCTTATGAGGCCATCCCACAGCATATCAACAGCACCATAGTAGACCTTCgtctgaatgaaaataaaatcaaaagtatCCATTATTCCGCCCTTAGTCGCTTTGCCAACTTGACCTACCTGAACCTGACGAAGAATGAAATATCCTATATAGAGGATGGAGCCTTTTCTGCTCAGTTCAACTTACAAGTCCTTCAAATGGGCTTCAACAAGTTGCGGAACCTGACAGAGGGGATCCTCAGGGGTTTAGGAAAGCTGCAGTACCTCTACCTCCAGGCGAACCTGATTGAGACTGTGACACCTAATGCCTTTTGGGAATGCCCCAACATCGAGAACATTGACCTCTCCATGAACCGAATCCAGCAGTTAGACGGGTCCACCTTTACCAGTTTGACCAAACTGACCACCTGTGAGCTATACACCAACCCTTTCAACTGCTCGTGTGAGTTATTTGGCTTCATCAAATGGTTCTCGGTTTTCCCCAACAGGACCAATGAGCGTATGGTCTGCGATTCCCCGCCTGGCGTCTCTGGGTATAGTTTACTCAGCCAGAATCCTAACAATCCAGCATATCGAAATGCTCTTCACATGCTCACCACTGTGTGCAACGATGACTACACCATGACACCCTTTTTTTCTCTGCCCGCTGAGTCCCCAACACCCCCGCCAGACTTCACACTTTGTGGAATGGAAGATTGTCCCTCAGGCACAGAACCAGAGGACATCATCAGTACTACCTACAACGACGTCGAAGTAAACCCTGTGATGAAACTGAAGCAAGTGTCAAATACGGGTGCCATCATCACAGTTCACATTACTCATCCCTTCAAGAAGATGTACATCCTTGTTCTGTACAACAACAGCTTTTTCACAGATATCCAGACCCTGAACAATATCAAGGAGGACATTGAACTGAATAATCTTAAACATCATACTAACTACACATACTGCGTCGCCTCCATACGCAACTCTCTTAGGCGCAACCACACTTGTCTGACAATTACCACCGGCCCTTGGAATGGAAAGGACAAAAGCGTGAACAATCCAACTGCGACTCACTACATTATGACTGTTTTGGGCTGCCTTTTCAGCATGGTCATTTTTCTGGGTGTGGTCTACTACTGTTTGCGAAGGAAGCGTCAGCAAGatgaaaagcacaaaaaagCAGGCAGTCTGAAGAAAAACATAATGGAACTCAAGTACGGTCAAGAGCTGGAGGGAGGGACTATTTCTCGAATGTCGCAGAAGCAGTTACTGGCCGGGGAAAGCATAGGACGTCTGCCGTACTTACCCTCCGCGGCTGAAATGGAGCAGTACAAATTTCAAGAAATAAGCGATACTCCGAAAATGATGAAAGGGAATTACATGGAAGTGCGAAGCATGGACCACCATGAACGCAGGGAGTGTGACATGGGAATGCCTGGGAATAGCCAGGGGTCAGTTGCAGAGATTTCCACCATTGCAAAAGAGGTAGATAAAGTCAATCAGATCATTAACAACTGCATAGATGCTCTCAAGTCAGAGTCGACCTCTTTTCAAGGGGTGAAATCTGGAGCAGTGTCCACCGCGGAGCCCCAGCTAGTGCTGATATCAGAGCACCCGCAGAGTAAATCTGGCCTTCTGTCCCCAGGATATAAGGACAGCTACCACCACTCTCTGCAGAGGCATCGGTCCTCTGATGTCTCGCCAAAGAGGCCCAGCACTGCCACAGGAGGGCCCATGCGTAGCCCCAGGCCATATCGCTCCGAATCCAAGTACATCGAGAAAACTTCTCCCACGGGGGAAACCATCCTCACCGTGACGCCCGCCGCCGCCATCCTGAGGGCCGAGGCGGAAAAGATCCGTCAGTACAGTGACCACCGCCACTCGTATCCCGATGCTCAAATAGAGGAGCTTGAAGGACCTGACGGCCACAAGTCCTCGATGTTGGAGCCTCTTACTCACTCCCGCTCCAGAGACTTGGCATATTCCCAGCTGCCATCGCACTATCACAATCTAAGCTACTCCTCCAGTCCTGAATACTACTGCAAACCTTCCCACAGCATCTGGGAGCGGTTCAAACTTCATCGGAAGCGGCACAAAGATGAAGAGTACATGGCGGCGGGCCATGCACTCCGTAAGAAAGTCCAGTTTGCTAAGGATGAGGACCTGCATGATATTTTAGACTACTGGAAAGGAGTATCGGCCCAAAATAAATCGTAA